In Symbiobacterium terraclitae, a single window of DNA contains:
- a CDS encoding CD3324 family protein, with translation MARYQNAADILPAELLAEVQRYAAGEQLYIPRPNERLPWGARSGARAELARRNERIRQRRAEGASIEQLMQEFHLSYDSIRKIIGGKNGSSRSRG, from the coding sequence GTGGCACGCTATCAGAACGCTGCAGACATCCTGCCCGCCGAGCTGCTGGCCGAGGTCCAGCGCTACGCGGCCGGCGAGCAACTCTATATCCCGCGCCCGAACGAGCGGCTGCCATGGGGCGCCCGCAGCGGTGCGCGCGCGGAGCTGGCCCGGCGCAACGAGCGCATCCGGCAGCGCCGCGCCGAGGGCGCGAGCATCGAGCAGCTCATGCAGGAGTTCCACCTGAGCTACGACTCCATTCGGAAGATCATCGGCGGAAAGAACGGTTCCAGCCGTTCGCGGGGCTGA
- a CDS encoding helix-turn-helix transcriptional regulator — protein sequence MSADLMSSPQEETSTRREIINLLRVVGPMTVGELGERLHITHVAVRRHLTSLERDGLVTSVQQRLPMGRPTRVYSLTEAADSLFPKKYGALTLELLDFLNETDPSLVETFFAHRGKAMVQRFADEVAGETLAERVERLTAIQQANGYLAEFEPGDGVMFLKEYNCPVHQVSRRYPHACAHELEFFKAVLGTEDIERVECIARGGQCCRYRIRP from the coding sequence TTGTCTGCTGATCTCATGTCATCGCCGCAGGAGGAGACCTCCACTCGCCGTGAGATCATCAACCTGCTGCGGGTTGTTGGACCCATGACGGTCGGAGAGCTCGGTGAGCGCCTTCACATCACTCACGTGGCGGTCAGGCGGCATCTGACCTCCCTGGAGCGGGACGGGCTGGTGACCTCGGTGCAGCAGCGGCTGCCGATGGGCCGGCCGACGCGGGTCTACTCGCTGACCGAGGCGGCCGACAGCCTGTTCCCAAAGAAATACGGCGCGCTCACCCTGGAGCTGCTGGATTTCCTGAACGAGACGGACCCCTCCCTCGTGGAGACTTTCTTCGCCCATCGGGGAAAGGCGATGGTGCAGCGCTTCGCCGATGAGGTCGCCGGTGAGACGCTGGCCGAGCGGGTGGAGCGGCTGACCGCCATCCAGCAGGCCAACGGCTACCTGGCCGAGTTCGAGCCGGGCGACGGCGTCATGTTCCTGAAGGAGTACAACTGCCCGGTGCACCAGGTCTCACGCCGGTACCCGCACGCCTGCGCCCACGAGCTGGAGTTCTTCAAGGCCGTGCTGGGCACCGAGGACATCGAGCGGGTGGAGTGCATCGCCAGGGGCGGCCAGTGCTGCCGCTACCGCATTCGCCCCTGA
- a CDS encoding enoyl-CoA hydratase-related protein — MTYENILVFREGAVGRVQLNRPQALNALNSALMTELVDAFREFDRDPEIRCLLLHGNERAFGAGADIKEMADMGAIDMYSRDHISLWDEVARIRTPIVAAVSGYCLGGALELAMICDIIVASETAKFGQPEINIGVLPGAGGTQRLTRAVGKSLAMEMVLTGRMLSADEARAAGLVSRVVPVEAYLSEAQRLAAEIASKSPVALRLAKEAVLQSFESGLAGGLAYERRLFALAFASEDQKEGMQAFAAKRQPEWKGR; from the coding sequence ATGACGTATGAGAACATCCTGGTCTTCCGCGAGGGGGCCGTGGGCCGGGTTCAGCTGAACCGTCCGCAGGCGCTCAACGCCCTGAACTCGGCCCTGATGACGGAGCTGGTGGACGCCTTCCGGGAGTTTGACCGCGACCCTGAGATCCGCTGTCTGCTGCTGCACGGCAACGAGCGGGCCTTCGGTGCGGGCGCCGACATCAAGGAGATGGCGGACATGGGCGCCATCGACATGTACTCCCGCGACCACATCTCGCTCTGGGACGAGGTCGCGCGCATCAGGACGCCGATCGTGGCCGCCGTCAGCGGGTACTGCCTCGGCGGGGCGCTGGAGCTGGCGATGATCTGCGACATCATCGTGGCCTCCGAGACGGCGAAGTTCGGCCAGCCGGAGATCAACATCGGCGTGCTGCCCGGCGCCGGCGGCACCCAGCGGCTGACGCGCGCCGTGGGCAAGTCCCTGGCGATGGAGATGGTGCTGACGGGCCGCATGCTCTCCGCCGACGAGGCGAGGGCGGCGGGGCTGGTCAGCCGGGTGGTGCCGGTGGAGGCCTACCTGAGCGAGGCGCAGCGGCTGGCGGCGGAGATCGCCTCCAAGTCGCCCGTGGCCCTGCGCCTGGCCAAGGAGGCGGTGCTCCAGTCCTTCGAGAGCGGCCTGGCGGGCGGACTGGCCTACGAGCGGCGCCTCTTCGCCCTGGCCTTCGCCTCGGAGGACCAGAAGGAAGGCATGCAGGCGTTTGCCGCCAAGCGGCAGCCGGAGTGGAAGGGGAGGTAG
- a CDS encoding EthD family reductase: protein MYKLVVLYRKPEIPLAEFDRRYGEHLELVSRVPGLRRVEVARFVEAPWGAPDLFQLAELYFDDRKALDAALHSPEMAAAGQQLRSFAKGLFTMYYAEVTAGEERGGEEHDV from the coding sequence GTGTACAAGTTGGTGGTGCTGTACCGGAAGCCCGAGATTCCGCTGGCAGAGTTTGACCGGCGCTACGGGGAACACCTGGAACTGGTCTCCCGGGTGCCGGGGCTGAGGCGCGTCGAGGTCGCGCGGTTTGTGGAGGCGCCGTGGGGTGCGCCGGACCTGTTCCAGCTGGCCGAACTCTACTTCGACGACCGGAAGGCCCTGGATGCCGCCCTCCACTCGCCGGAGATGGCGGCCGCCGGCCAGCAGCTGCGGTCCTTCGCAAAGGGGCTGTTCACGATGTACTACGCCGAGGTCACAGCCGGCGAGGAAAGAGGAGGAGAAGAGCATGACGTATGA
- the lysS gene encoding lysine--tRNA ligase, with translation MNSYPNLWPYQEARRIIERWPDKPRYILETGFGASGHPHMGTIGEVVRTFYVAKALKDMGRESEIIVFSDDMDGLRKIPTNIDAPWLQEHLGKPVTRIPDPYGTHQSFGHHMNAELVEMMAKTGIEARFRSASDCYADGTFDEGIRHMFRNMQGIMDLVLPTMRPENREGWFPWLPICEKCGKIYTTRVERYDPEQATVTYSCTGSFRDVHGCGHRGTQSALGGRGKFFWKADWALRWYVFGVNFEMHGKDLIDSAKLSSAIVKLLGGQPPVTMVYELFLTEEGRKISKSTGAGISMENWGRWGTQDSLNLLMFKNPRQQKRLGPESVIQYTDETLTMTPDDPQYPFIYYHGDRPDLGGLRYSDIINLVNAISVTDQDQLLEYLGRSFGHERIRANEPFVRELLEKAIHYYEDFILPTRRVPELTDAEWAMVDEFEAMMMQAPDADTIQTGVFDIAKAHGMAPKNFFKILYGVLLGAESGPRIGGFVELVGRERIRELIRAAREKARA, from the coding sequence ATGAACAGTTACCCCAACCTTTGGCCGTACCAGGAAGCCAGACGCATCATCGAGCGCTGGCCCGACAAACCGCGCTACATCCTGGAGACGGGCTTCGGCGCGTCCGGCCACCCGCACATGGGAACTATCGGCGAAGTGGTCCGCACCTTTTACGTGGCCAAGGCGCTGAAGGACATGGGCCGCGAGTCGGAGATCATCGTCTTCTCCGACGACATGGACGGGCTGCGCAAGATCCCGACCAACATCGATGCGCCGTGGCTCCAGGAGCACTTGGGCAAGCCGGTGACGCGCATCCCCGACCCCTACGGCACGCACCAGTCCTTCGGCCACCACATGAACGCCGAGCTGGTGGAGATGATGGCGAAGACGGGCATCGAAGCCCGCTTCCGCTCCGCGTCCGACTGCTACGCCGACGGGACCTTTGACGAGGGCATCCGCCACATGTTCCGCAACATGCAGGGCATCATGGACCTGGTGCTGCCGACGATGCGGCCGGAGAACCGCGAGGGCTGGTTCCCGTGGCTGCCCATCTGCGAGAAGTGCGGCAAGATCTACACCACCCGGGTCGAGCGGTACGACCCCGAGCAGGCCACGGTGACCTACTCCTGCACCGGGTCCTTCCGCGACGTCCACGGCTGCGGCCACCGCGGCACCCAGAGCGCCCTGGGCGGCCGGGGCAAGTTCTTCTGGAAAGCGGACTGGGCCCTGCGCTGGTACGTGTTCGGCGTCAACTTCGAGATGCACGGAAAGGACCTGATCGACTCGGCCAAGCTCTCCAGCGCCATCGTGAAGCTGCTGGGCGGGCAGCCGCCGGTCACGATGGTCTACGAGCTCTTCCTCACCGAGGAGGGGCGGAAGATCTCCAAGTCGACGGGTGCCGGGATCTCGATGGAGAACTGGGGCCGCTGGGGCACGCAGGACTCGCTGAACCTCCTGATGTTCAAGAACCCGCGGCAGCAGAAGCGGCTCGGCCCGGAGTCGGTCATCCAGTACACGGACGAGACCCTGACCATGACGCCCGACGACCCGCAGTACCCGTTCATCTACTACCACGGCGACCGCCCGGACCTGGGCGGGCTCCGCTACTCCGACATCATCAATCTGGTCAACGCCATCTCGGTTACCGACCAGGACCAGCTGTTGGAGTACCTGGGCCGCTCCTTCGGCCACGAGCGCATCAGGGCCAACGAGCCCTTCGTGCGAGAGCTGCTGGAGAAGGCGATCCACTACTACGAGGACTTCATCCTGCCCACGCGCCGCGTCCCCGAACTGACCGACGCCGAGTGGGCCATGGTCGACGAGTTCGAGGCGATGATGATGCAGGCGCCGGACGCCGACACGATCCAGACGGGCGTCTTCGACATCGCCAAGGCGCACGGCATGGCGCCAAAGAACTTCTTCAAGATCCTCTACGGTGTGCTGCTCGGGGCGGAGAGCGGCCCGCGCATCGGCGGCTTCGTCGAGCTGGTCGGCAGGGAGCGCATCCGCGAGCTCATCCGGGCCGCCCGGGAGAAGGCAAGGGCATAG
- a CDS encoding enoyl-CoA hydratase-related protein: MGEPVLYTVSEGVCTITLNRPERLNAFNVEQHEGFIGALKEAARDPAVRCVVITGAGRGFCAGQDLADIGNQPIGQIVRRYYNTWIGLIRSLEKPVLAAVNGVAAGAGVSLALACDLVLMAESASLVQAFVNIGLVPDSGASYFLPRLIGYHKAMELALFGDKVSAAEAQALGLCNRVVPDEGFQAAVADWAGRLARGPRSMGWIKRLIGRGLERPLDEVLELEAHLQEAAAASADAREGIRAFSERRAPNFTGR, encoded by the coding sequence GTGGGCGAGCCGGTGCTCTACACGGTGAGTGAGGGCGTCTGCACGATCACGCTGAACCGGCCAGAGCGGCTCAACGCCTTCAACGTGGAGCAGCACGAGGGGTTCATCGGCGCGCTGAAGGAGGCCGCCCGGGATCCCGCGGTTCGCTGCGTGGTCATCACCGGCGCCGGCCGCGGCTTCTGCGCGGGGCAGGACCTGGCGGACATCGGAAACCAGCCCATCGGCCAGATCGTCCGCCGCTACTACAACACCTGGATCGGCCTGATCCGCTCTCTGGAGAAGCCCGTGCTTGCCGCCGTGAACGGCGTGGCTGCGGGGGCGGGCGTCAGTCTGGCGCTGGCCTGCGACCTGGTGCTCATGGCCGAGAGCGCCTCGCTGGTGCAGGCGTTCGTCAACATCGGCCTGGTGCCGGACTCCGGAGCCTCCTACTTCCTCCCGCGCCTCATCGGCTACCACAAGGCGATGGAGCTGGCCCTGTTCGGCGACAAGGTGAGCGCCGCGGAGGCGCAAGCACTGGGGCTCTGCAACCGGGTCGTGCCCGACGAGGGCTTCCAGGCCGCCGTGGCCGATTGGGCAGGCCGCCTCGCCCGGGGTCCGCGCTCCATGGGCTGGATCAAGCGGCTGATCGGTCGGGGGCTCGAGCGCCCGCTCGACGAGGTGCTGGAGCTGGAGGCCCACCTCCAGGAGGCGGCGGCGGCCAGCGCCGACGCCCGGGAGGGAATCCGGGCCTTCAGCGAGCGCCGGGCCCCCAACTTCACGGGGAGGTAG
- the spoVAE gene encoding stage V sporulation protein AE — protein MMYLKAFLVGGLICLIAQLILDNTKFSPGHVLSGLTVAGGVLGGLGLYDRLVAFAGAGASVPISSFGNSLVKGALQEVETHGLVGVLTGMFEVTSAGIAAAIVFAFLAAVTFNPKS, from the coding sequence ATGATGTACTTGAAGGCCTTTCTGGTCGGCGGGCTGATCTGCCTGATCGCACAGCTGATCCTGGACAACACCAAGTTCAGCCCTGGCCACGTCCTCTCGGGTCTCACGGTGGCCGGAGGCGTGCTGGGCGGGCTGGGCCTCTACGACCGGCTGGTGGCGTTCGCCGGCGCCGGGGCCTCCGTGCCCATCTCCAGCTTCGGCAACTCGCTGGTGAAGGGCGCACTGCAGGAGGTGGAGACCCACGGGCTGGTGGGCGTGCTCACCGGGATGTTCGAGGTGACCAGCGCGGGCATCGCGGCGGCCATCGTCTTCGCCTTCCTGGCCGCCGTGACGTTCAACCCGAAGAGCTGA
- a CDS encoding TerC family protein: MHALELALFFLFVVFATWLDLFVLHKDDHEIGLKEAAVTSLAWIILALLFSGYVYFRYGTELWMQYIAGYTMEKALSVDNLFVIATIFGFFGIRGGLQHRALAWGVIGAVVMRSILIFLGVEAVERFTWLLPVFGVFLLVTGFKMLRHSDDEGAKSLEENRIYKLVSRVLPVYAGYDGHAIITRKSGRWQLTLLGMSIVMVEATDLLFAVDSIPAVMGISQDFFIVLTSNIFAILGLRALYFLLAGILDKFRYLSVGLALVLLFIGGKMLAIPFGYHVETWISLTVVLGTIATAIAASLLIPEKTPPQQAD; this comes from the coding sequence GTGCATGCCTTGGAGTTGGCCCTGTTCTTCCTGTTCGTCGTCTTCGCGACCTGGCTTGACCTCTTTGTGCTCCACAAGGACGACCATGAAATCGGCCTGAAAGAGGCCGCGGTGACGTCCCTGGCCTGGATCATACTTGCGCTGCTCTTCAGCGGCTATGTCTACTTCCGCTATGGCACTGAACTGTGGATGCAGTATATCGCGGGTTACACCATGGAGAAGGCGCTCAGCGTCGACAATCTTTTCGTCATCGCGACCATCTTCGGCTTCTTCGGCATCCGCGGCGGCCTGCAGCACCGGGCGCTGGCCTGGGGCGTCATCGGCGCCGTCGTCATGCGCTCCATCCTGATCTTCCTGGGCGTCGAGGCGGTGGAGCGCTTCACCTGGCTGCTGCCGGTCTTTGGCGTCTTCCTGCTGGTCACCGGGTTCAAGATGCTCCGGCACAGCGACGACGAGGGCGCGAAGTCGCTGGAGGAGAACCGGATCTACAAGCTGGTCTCCCGCGTTCTGCCCGTCTATGCCGGGTATGACGGCCACGCCATCATCACCAGGAAATCCGGCCGCTGGCAGCTCACCCTGCTGGGCATGTCCATCGTCATGGTAGAGGCCACGGACCTGCTCTTCGCGGTGGACTCGATTCCCGCGGTGATGGGTATCAGCCAGGACTTCTTCATCGTGCTCACGTCGAACATCTTCGCCATCCTGGGCCTGCGGGCGCTGTACTTCCTCTTGGCCGGCATCCTCGACAAGTTCCGCTACCTGAGCGTCGGCCTGGCCCTCGTCCTCCTCTTCATCGGCGGCAAGATGCTGGCCATTCCCTTTGGCTACCACGTGGAGACCTGGATCTCCCTGACGGTGGTGCTCGGCACCATCGCCACGGCGATCGCGGCCTCGCTGCTGATTCCCGAGAAGACCCCGCCGCAGCAGGCGGACTGA
- the spoVAC gene encoding stage V sporulation protein AC, whose amino-acid sequence MTIKQGTSQETQRSLYKRMVSKAEPRPPRLRNAVRAFVSGGLVCLLGEAMTDFWERTLHISHKQAADPTVATLIFLSALLTGLGYFDKLARFAGAGLSVPVTGFANAMTASALEFKREGLVFGIGGRMFQLAGAVIVYGVTTAFFVGIVAGIARLMR is encoded by the coding sequence GTGACGATCAAACAGGGAACCTCGCAGGAGACGCAGCGCTCGCTCTACAAACGGATGGTGAGCAAGGCCGAACCCAGGCCGCCCAGGCTGCGGAACGCCGTCCGGGCGTTCGTCTCCGGGGGGCTGGTCTGCCTGCTCGGCGAGGCGATGACGGACTTCTGGGAACGAACCCTGCACATCTCGCACAAGCAGGCCGCCGACCCGACGGTGGCCACCCTCATCTTCCTGTCCGCGCTGCTGACCGGCCTGGGGTACTTCGACAAGCTGGCCCGGTTCGCCGGCGCCGGCCTCTCGGTGCCCGTGACCGGATTCGCTAACGCCATGACCGCGTCGGCCCTGGAGTTCAAGCGGGAGGGCCTCGTGTTCGGCATCGGGGGCCGCATGTTCCAGCTGGCCGGCGCCGTGATCGTCTACGGCGTCACGACCGCGTTTTTCGTTGGCATCGTCGCCGGCATCGCCCGGCTGATGCGGTGA
- the spoVAD gene encoding stage V sporulation protein AD → MAKKRIGLHTVRLEQPPVIIGAAAVAGPMEAQGPLGHEYDQTYPDLTIGQSSFERAERQMMIDACNLALQRAGITKKPPAVDYFLAGDLLNQIITATFSGLQLAVPMYGLYGACSTFSEALAVGAKLIDGGYADRVLCAVSSHNATVERQYRYPTEYGSQRKPYAQFTVTGAGAVVLAVSGDGPRITYCTTGKVVDYGIADPFNQGAAMAPAAVETIHAHLTETGRTVDFYDLIVTGDLARFGRDMAIKLAAERNLTLGKNYNDCGAMIYDHTRQDVHSGGSGCASSAIVTCGHLLKEMARGKLKRILVVATGALLSPTTFQQGENIPAIAHAVALEA, encoded by the coding sequence GTGGCGAAGAAGCGCATCGGCCTGCACACCGTGCGGCTGGAGCAGCCGCCCGTGATCATCGGGGCCGCGGCGGTGGCGGGGCCCATGGAGGCCCAGGGGCCGCTCGGTCACGAGTACGACCAGACCTATCCGGACCTGACCATCGGCCAGTCCTCGTTCGAGAGGGCTGAGCGACAGATGATGATCGACGCCTGCAACCTGGCGCTGCAGCGGGCGGGCATCACGAAAAAGCCGCCCGCGGTGGACTACTTCCTGGCGGGGGACCTGCTCAACCAGATCATCACCGCCACCTTCAGCGGGCTGCAGCTGGCGGTGCCGATGTACGGGCTCTACGGCGCCTGCTCGACCTTCAGCGAGGCGCTGGCCGTCGGGGCGAAGCTGATCGACGGCGGGTACGCCGACCGCGTGCTCTGCGCCGTGTCGAGCCACAACGCCACGGTGGAGCGGCAGTACCGGTACCCGACCGAGTACGGCAGCCAGCGGAAGCCCTACGCGCAGTTCACGGTCACGGGGGCGGGAGCCGTCGTGCTGGCGGTATCGGGCGACGGGCCGCGCATCACCTACTGCACCACCGGCAAGGTCGTCGACTACGGCATCGCCGACCCGTTCAACCAGGGGGCGGCCATGGCGCCCGCCGCCGTGGAGACGATCCACGCGCACCTGACGGAGACCGGCCGCACCGTCGACTTTTACGACCTGATCGTGACCGGTGACCTGGCCCGGTTCGGGCGGGACATGGCGATCAAGCTGGCGGCGGAGCGAAACCTGACCCTGGGGAAGAACTACAACGACTGCGGGGCGATGATCTACGACCACACCCGGCAGGACGTGCACTCCGGGGGCAGCGGGTGCGCCAGTTCGGCCATCGTGACCTGCGGCCACCTGCTGAAGGAGATGGCGCGCGGCAAGCTGAAGCGGATTCTCGTCGTGGCCACCGGCGCCCTGCTCTCGCCGACCACCTTCCAGCAGGGAGAGAACATCCCGGCGATCGCACACGCAGTCGCACTGGAGGCGTAA
- a CDS encoding superoxide dismutase: MAAGGEPQRLSPVPPGEHRLPPLPYPYDALEPYIDAETMRLHHDRHHRAYVEGLNRAERALAEARASGDFGLVKHWERELAFNGAGHYLHTLFWESMAPAGGGGPDRAVLAQMQQDFGGFDRFREQFSRAAESVEGGGWAIWVWSPRANRTEILTAEKHQNLSQWDVVPLLPLDVWEHAYYLKYRNDRAAYVENWWNVVNWPAVAERLRQASRLRWEPA, translated from the coding sequence GTGGCCGCCGGTGGCGAGCCGCAGCGCCTCTCTCCGGTTCCGCCCGGGGAGCACCGGCTGCCGCCGCTGCCTTACCCCTACGACGCGCTGGAGCCGTACATCGACGCCGAGACGATGCGCCTGCACCACGACCGGCACCACCGCGCGTACGTGGAGGGGCTGAACCGGGCGGAGCGGGCCCTCGCCGAGGCGCGCGCCTCGGGCGACTTCGGCCTGGTGAAGCACTGGGAGCGGGAGCTCGCCTTCAACGGGGCGGGCCACTATCTGCACACGCTCTTCTGGGAGTCCATGGCGCCCGCGGGCGGGGGCGGGCCGGACCGGGCGGTGCTGGCGCAGATGCAGCAGGACTTCGGGGGCTTCGACCGCTTCCGGGAGCAGTTCAGCAGGGCGGCGGAGAGCGTGGAGGGCGGGGGCTGGGCCATCTGGGTCTGGTCGCCCCGGGCAAACCGCACCGAGATCCTCACGGCGGAGAAGCACCAGAACCTGAGCCAGTGGGACGTGGTGCCCCTGCTGCCGCTGGACGTCTGGGAGCACGCCTACTACCTCAAGTACCGCAACGACCGTGCGGCCTACGTGGAGAACTGGTGGAACGTGGTCAACTGGCCTGCGGTGGCCGAGCGGCTCCGCCAGGCGAGCCGCCTGCGCTGGGAGCCGGCGTGA
- a CDS encoding PaaX family transcriptional regulator produces the protein MKARSLLFDLWGDYIQHVGGEAWGSTLAAFVAPFGVSEPALRQALSRMARQGWLEVRKVGGRTCYALSQAGRQRIVEASRRVYDGRDTDWDGRWRVLVYSIPEAMRQRRNDLRRELIWTGFAHLSHGAWLSPNPLEDSVQALLRRYGIEDYATLFVAESVGNLEPAELVRRCWDLEAIQASYDRFIARWAPRLASAEVRLQSDEERFVEEISLVHDYRKFLFVDPGLPLQLLPSPWRGHDARNLFQTYYQTLRPGALRYLERHFEPTG, from the coding sequence ATGAAGGCCCGATCCCTCCTATTCGACCTGTGGGGCGACTATATACAGCATGTGGGGGGCGAGGCCTGGGGTTCCACCCTGGCCGCCTTCGTTGCGCCCTTCGGCGTGAGCGAGCCCGCGCTCCGGCAGGCGCTCTCGCGCATGGCCCGCCAGGGGTGGCTCGAGGTGCGGAAGGTGGGGGGGCGGACGTGTTACGCCCTGTCCCAGGCCGGCCGCCAGCGCATCGTCGAGGCCTCGCGGCGGGTGTACGACGGGCGGGACACAGACTGGGACGGCCGCTGGCGCGTGCTGGTCTACTCGATCCCCGAGGCGATGCGGCAGCGGCGCAACGACCTGCGCAGGGAACTGATCTGGACGGGGTTCGCCCACCTCTCGCACGGCGCCTGGCTCTCGCCGAACCCCCTGGAGGATTCGGTGCAGGCGCTGCTGCGCCGCTACGGCATCGAGGACTACGCCACGCTCTTCGTGGCGGAGTCCGTCGGGAACCTGGAGCCTGCCGAGCTCGTCCGGCGCTGCTGGGACCTGGAGGCGATCCAGGCCAGCTACGACCGCTTCATCGCCCGCTGGGCGCCCCGGCTTGCCTCGGCGGAGGTCAGGCTCCAGAGCGACGAGGAGCGGTTCGTCGAGGAGATCAGCCTGGTTCACGACTACCGCAAGTTCCTGTTCGTCGATCCGGGTCTGCCCCTCCAGCTGCTGCCGAGCCCCTGGCGCGGCCACGACGCCCGGAATCTGTTCCAGACCTACTACCAGACGCTCAGGCCGGGGGCGCTGCGGTATCTGGAGCGGCATTTCGAACCAACAGGGTGA